From a region of the Rhipicephalus microplus isolate Deutch F79 chromosome X, USDA_Rmic, whole genome shotgun sequence genome:
- the Fatp1 gene encoding fatty acid transport protein 1 isoform X2 codes for MLALLMTDVGLIRITKTSLYFKSCLKANRTVPMVFQSVVNKNLDKVCFIMEHNRWTFKQVDDFTNRVANCFLQQGLRPGDEVAVFMDSRPEFVMLWLGMSKVGIVAALVNTNLKSDPLLHSLTCINAKAIVFGKEQANAMKDVAPSLMEKGDYQYYVYGACDTQPLPAVDLEELIKNSSSVPADIDYKGSIHDKLVYIYTSGTTGLPKAAIIKHSRYLSMVSASKYMMPIKADDILYTALPLYHTAGGILAVGQALLFGNTVAIRSKFSASRFWDDCIKYDCTVTQYIGEICRYLLAQPVRPQERQHKIRMMFGNGLRPQIWSQFQERFGIKDIRELYGSTEGNAHVLNIDNKVGSVGFVSRIAGNVHPVKLIRVDEATGEPLRDKNGLCIPCEPDEVGELVGRIVRDDHIHSFDGYANKAATSKKVYKDVFKKGDLAFASGDLLVMDEFGYLFFKDRTGDTFRWKGENVSTSEVEGVVARIAGLTDCAIYGVEIPGSEGKAGMAAICDPEGKLDLKAFLRDVRNALPAYAIPLFIRVVKDLEATGTYKIKKVDLQKQQYDIDLIDDPMYFLDLTANEYVPLTREVYEKIQKGEARV; via the exons ATGCTAGCGCTTCTGATGACTGACGT GGGCCTGATTCGCATCACCAAGACGAGCTTATACTTCAAATCATGCCTCAAAGCCAATCGGACGGTGCCCATGGTGTTTCAGTCCGTGGTCAACAAGAACTTGGACAAGGTGTGCTTCATCATGGAGCACAACCGATGGACGTTCAAACAG GTGGATGACTTCACAAACAGGGTGGCCAACTGCTTTCTGCAGCAAGGACTAAGGCCTGGCGATGAAGTGGCTGTGTTTATGGACTCTCGGCCCGAGTTCGTCATGCTTTGGCTAGGCATGTCCAAAGTGGGCATTGTGGCTGCCTTGGTCAACACCAACCTCAAGTCTGATCCATTGCTGCACTCCCTCACCTGCATCAACGCCAAGGCCATTGTATTTGGCAAGGAACAGGCCAATG CCATGAAGGATGTGGCCCCTTCTCTTATGGAGAAGGGTGATTATCAGTACTACGTTTACGGAGCCTGTGACACCCAACCGCTACCGGCAGTCGATCTGGAAGAACTTATCAAGAACAGCTCATCAGTTCCCGCAGACATCGACTACAAAGGCAGCATTCACG ATAAGCTTGTGTACATTTACACATCTGGCACCACTGGTCTTCCCAAGGCTGCTATCATCAAGCACAGCAG GTATCTGTCAATGGTATCCGCTTCAAAATACATGATGCCCATCAAGGCGGACGACATCCTGTACACTGCTCTGCCCCTGTACCACACGGCAGGTGGTATCCTCGCTGTGGGGCAGGCTCTTCTGTTTGGAAACACAGTTGCCATTCGATCCAAGTTCTCTGCTTCCCGCTTCTGGGATGACTGCATCAAATACGACTGCACG GTGACACAGTACATTGGTGAAATCTGCCGGTACCTGCTTGCCCAGCCGGTGCGTCCACAAGAAAGGCAACACAAGATTCGCATGATGTTTGGAAACGGCTTGCGACCCCAAATCTGGAGCCAGTTCCAAGAGCGCTTTGGCATCAAAGACATTCGTGAGCTCTACGGATCGACGGAGGGAAATGCACATGTCT TGAATATTGACAACAAGGTGGGATCTGTCGGCTTTGTGTCTCGGATTGCTGGCAATGTCCATCCTGTCAAGCTGATTCGAGTTGATGAAGCCACTGGCGAGCCACTCAGGGACAAGAATGGGCTCTGCATCCCATGCGAACCTG ACGAAGTTGGCGAACTTGTGGGACGCATTGTGCGCGATGACCACATTCACTCCTTTGATGGCTATGCAAACAAGGCAGCCACCAGTAAGAAGGTCTACAAGGATGTCTTCAAGAAAGGAGACTTGGCCTTTGCATCGG GAGACTTGCTTGTCATGGACGAGTTTGGCTACTTGTTCTTCAAAGACAGAACGGGTGACACCTTCCGCTGGAAGGGTGAAAATGTGTCTACATCGGAGGTGGAAGGTGTCGTTGCAAGGATAGCAGGCCTTACAGACTGTGCTATTTATGGAGTCGAGATTCCAG GGTCTGAAGGCAAGGCTGGCATGGCTGCAATCTGTGATCCGGAAGGCAAGCTCGACCTCAAGGCTTTCTTGCGGGATGTACGAAATGCCCTCCCTGCTTACGCAATACCTCTCTTCATTCGTGTGGTGAAGGATCTGGAAGCAACAG